In Halococcus agarilyticus, one genomic interval encodes:
- a CDS encoding DUF5793 family protein: MRREYFDLHVSNTDWVAADGSPAKPTVTIDFDGPSEVLEERLAGTDDGLVAADETDVNYRLHADDGDGVLSITNRITGDFVLELNADADGVLGFIRAARAYGEATDGEGRYRVIVRFEGRDVLAQDKSTFLVYNSDGNLVRQHSLIPGGVEL, from the coding sequence ATGAGGCGCGAGTACTTCGACCTCCACGTCAGCAACACCGACTGGGTGGCGGCGGACGGTTCACCCGCGAAACCCACCGTCACCATCGACTTCGACGGTCCGAGCGAGGTGCTCGAGGAGCGACTCGCGGGAACCGACGACGGCCTCGTCGCCGCCGACGAGACCGACGTCAACTACCGCCTCCACGCCGACGACGGCGACGGCGTGCTCTCCATCACCAACCGCATCACCGGCGACTTCGTGCTCGAACTCAACGCCGACGCGGACGGTGTGCTCGGGTTCATCCGAGCGGCGCGCGCCTACGGCGAGGCCACCGACGGCGAGGGCCGGTATCGCGTGATCGTCCGGTTCGAGGGCCGGGACGTGCTCGCCCAGGACAAATCGACGTTTCTCGTTTATAATAGCGACGGCAACCTCGTGCGCCAGCACAGCCTGATCCCCGGCGGCGTCGAGCTCTGA
- a CDS encoding ABC transporter ATP-binding protein, whose protein sequence is MSLAISTTDLEKHYGDVQALDGLSLSVERGEFFGLLGPNGAGKTTFINVLVGLVRKSGGEASVFGHDVEAEYREARDRIGLAPQEFNVDRFFPIREVLIHKAGYHGISTAEAGERADDALRTVGIYDKRETRFDWLSGGMKRRFMLARALVSDPDLLILDEPTAGVDVELRRDLWEIITELNDDGTTILLTTHYIEEAERLCDEVAIMDSGRKVTVASPDELMARGNDTIRLQLRESPARVPAIDNDRVESVDLDGDHLIATASQGGEVAPDLIRQLDHQGHTVIDIDISRTSLEEVFVELTRRDEADETDEVDRADGTDRADETESPGAST, encoded by the coding sequence GTGTCGCTCGCGATTTCGACGACGGATCTCGAAAAACACTACGGCGACGTGCAGGCACTCGACGGGCTCTCGCTGTCGGTCGAGCGGGGCGAGTTCTTCGGCCTCCTCGGACCGAACGGCGCGGGCAAGACCACGTTCATCAACGTCCTCGTCGGACTCGTGCGGAAATCCGGCGGCGAGGCCAGCGTGTTCGGCCACGACGTCGAAGCGGAGTACCGCGAGGCCCGCGACCGGATCGGGCTCGCGCCCCAGGAGTTCAACGTCGACCGCTTTTTCCCGATCCGTGAAGTCCTGATCCACAAGGCGGGGTATCACGGGATTTCGACCGCGGAAGCGGGCGAGCGCGCCGACGACGCCCTCCGAACGGTCGGGATCTACGACAAGCGCGAGACCCGATTCGACTGGCTCTCCGGCGGGATGAAACGACGGTTCATGCTCGCCCGCGCGCTGGTCTCCGATCCGGATCTCCTGATCCTCGACGAACCCACCGCCGGGGTCGACGTCGAACTCCGCCGGGACCTCTGGGAGATCATCACCGAGCTCAACGACGACGGCACCACGATCCTCCTCACCACCCACTACATCGAGGAGGCCGAACGCCTCTGCGACGAGGTCGCGATCATGGACTCGGGGCGGAAGGTCACGGTCGCGAGCCCCGACGAGCTGATGGCCCGCGGCAACGACACGATCAGGCTCCAGCTCCGAGAATCCCCGGCGAGAGTCCCCGCGATCGACAACGACCGGGTCGAGAGCGTCGATCTCGACGGCGACCACCTCATCGCCACGGCCTCACAGGGTGGCGAGGTCGCACCCGACCTCATCCGCCAGCTCGATCACCAGGGCCACACCGTGATCGACATCGACATCTCGCGGACCTCGCTCGAAGAGGTGTTCGTCGAGCTGACCAGGCGCGACGAAGCGGACGAAACCGACGAGGTCGATCGGGCCGACGGGACCGATCGAGCCGACGAAACTGAATCACCGGGGGCCTCGACATGA
- a CDS encoding 5'-nucleotidase C-terminal domain-containing protein, whose amino-acid sequence MKTDRPAARLIAALVVIGVVAGSVLSAAPPGVVAQDDGGVETPTPSNDGDTPDPYDCSDFDSREEVNAVFDPDDDESNLDDDGDGIACEDAFPTATPSDTATATTTATTAPTEEASETETETTSAAPSVEESASPASSSEIDSCVRIDEPGRYVLTADIEDSTDDQCIQVLARDVVLDGAGHSIDGVDDFPTSGIVAFGRSGATNVTVTNVTVSDWGAGIVYEAASGAIHDSVVTSNSRGFAFTFGAGGIHVADNTITENDQGIYLQSSSGNVITNNTASGNDQAYYSDSDPQEGPSVNNTVGNLELDSATVSFESKDVVVRAVDSMPADPEDRTNIGQYVDASANSPDSFLDLSVSYEEDDLGEVDESTLALWRYDGAWSTVPGSTVDSGANVVSANITAFANGSVFAPLGKIGDGGEKAQSASVTFENQTTDGTTVTVESVTMSEGGFVAIHNASLFNDNVLGSVIGVSEKLSAGTHENVEVTLFDVPGQGFAEDTTLEESGTLIAMPHFDSNENGVYDFITSGGEADGPYTTNGSAVVDTASITVGEEPDAEATYYQVDFVRGEPIESLDWPDGTYTNDQLIRFAHGSTDEAITRRSEGEFTTDAALAERIDSQEIAVENGTATITFTVADGESVTLSLASYTKPDPIWDPEDEDDQVFVDAQTDTYESGTHTLTVDLPDAGAADGDETDEAADEDGSDATDDGANSTENATTLSVLSYNDIQTAAAKDGNFSRLITLIEQRRQAHDNPTVVVGGGDQIAPHALGPVSQWRAPVDVLNLVDPAADTIGNHDLDYGLAAFANASDASEFPWLATNLENASTGEPIDGAERYEIVERDGVRIGLIGLADAAIRNKTNIEFGENATRLTDFREVGPETAAMLKAEENVDTVIALAHIGVPEAKELARADDGAIDAIAVGDDEIYYPPQETSGTVITEAQARAEHLGELNLTIENGEVVEWDGRIINVTDEIPKNETASGIINEYRSAELPGTNASFDEVIVRSESPLDARFASNFAGETGYGNLITDAMRAETGADVAITNAGGIRSDRVYGPGNITAGDVYNTLPFANTLVTVEVTGTELQSVLASQIGSGEVGSQVSGITFDWTDDAEGADTVRNVTVGGEALDEDATYTLTVNSFIAQGGDNYPLADKPRVSETDTLLATTVIEYMQARETVAPAPEGRIERIGSDAANDSENAAAIEMPNGIQAATI is encoded by the coding sequence ATGAAGACGGATCGTCCGGCAGCACGGTTGATCGCTGCTCTCGTCGTGATCGGGGTGGTGGCAGGAAGCGTTCTGAGTGCCGCACCGCCTGGTGTCGTTGCTCAGGACGACGGCGGTGTGGAGACACCCACACCGAGTAACGACGGTGACACACCCGACCCATACGACTGTAGTGACTTCGACTCGCGCGAAGAAGTGAACGCAGTGTTTGACCCAGACGACGACGAGTCAAACCTCGATGATGACGGCGACGGTATCGCCTGTGAAGACGCGTTCCCGACGGCGACGCCGTCGGATACCGCAACCGCGACGACAACCGCGACGACAGCTCCCACCGAGGAGGCGAGTGAGACTGAAACCGAAACGACCTCCGCGGCACCCTCTGTCGAAGAGTCAGCATCGCCAGCCTCGTCCTCCGAAATCGATTCGTGTGTGCGAATCGACGAACCCGGCCGCTACGTGCTCACCGCGGACATCGAGGACAGCACGGACGACCAATGTATCCAAGTCCTCGCTCGCGACGTCGTCCTCGATGGTGCGGGGCACTCGATCGACGGTGTCGATGACTTCCCGACCAGCGGAATCGTGGCTTTCGGTCGCTCCGGCGCTACCAACGTCACCGTGACGAACGTCACCGTGAGCGACTGGGGAGCCGGCATCGTATACGAGGCCGCCAGCGGTGCGATACACGACAGCGTGGTCACCTCGAACTCCCGAGGCTTCGCCTTTACCTTCGGAGCCGGTGGAATCCACGTCGCAGATAACACGATAACGGAGAACGATCAGGGTATCTACCTCCAATCGAGCAGCGGGAACGTGATCACGAACAACACGGCGAGCGGCAACGATCAGGCCTACTACTCGGACAGCGATCCCCAGGAAGGTCCATCGGTCAACAACACAGTCGGGAACCTGGAACTCGACTCGGCGACGGTCTCGTTCGAATCGAAGGACGTCGTGGTTCGGGCGGTCGACTCGATGCCTGCCGATCCGGAGGATCGGACGAACATCGGCCAGTACGTCGACGCGAGCGCCAACAGCCCCGACTCGTTCCTCGATCTGAGCGTGAGCTACGAGGAGGACGACCTCGGCGAAGTCGACGAATCGACACTCGCGCTGTGGAGATACGACGGTGCCTGGTCGACCGTACCCGGAAGCACCGTCGACTCGGGGGCGAACGTCGTTTCCGCGAACATCACGGCATTTGCGAACGGAAGCGTCTTCGCTCCCCTAGGAAAAATCGGAGACGGCGGGGAGAAAGCACAGTCCGCGTCGGTCACGTTCGAGAACCAGACTACCGATGGAACGACCGTGACGGTCGAGTCGGTCACGATGTCCGAGGGCGGGTTCGTCGCGATCCACAACGCGAGCCTGTTCAACGACAACGTGCTCGGTAGTGTCATTGGTGTGTCCGAGAAGCTCTCGGCCGGCACCCATGAGAACGTCGAGGTGACGCTGTTCGACGTGCCAGGCCAGGGCTTCGCCGAGGACACGACTCTCGAAGAGAGTGGGACGCTGATCGCGATGCCACACTTCGACTCGAACGAAAACGGCGTCTACGACTTCATCACCTCCGGCGGCGAGGCTGATGGCCCATACACGACAAATGGTAGCGCTGTCGTCGACACCGCCTCGATTACTGTCGGAGAGGAGCCGGACGCCGAAGCGACGTACTATCAGGTCGACTTCGTCAGGGGCGAGCCGATCGAGAGCCTCGACTGGCCGGACGGCACCTACACCAACGATCAGCTGATCCGCTTCGCCCACGGCAGCACCGACGAGGCGATCACCCGCCGTTCGGAGGGTGAGTTCACCACCGACGCGGCGCTCGCCGAGCGCATCGACAGTCAGGAGATCGCGGTCGAGAACGGCACCGCGACGATCACGTTCACCGTCGCCGACGGCGAGTCGGTGACGCTCTCGCTCGCGAGCTACACCAAACCCGATCCGATCTGGGATCCCGAGGACGAGGACGACCAGGTGTTCGTCGACGCACAGACCGACACCTACGAGTCCGGCACCCACACCCTCACCGTCGATCTCCCGGATGCTGGAGCGGCGGACGGGGACGAAACGGACGAAGCAGCCGATGAAGACGGATCCGACGCGACCGACGACGGAGCCAACAGTACCGAGAACGCGACGACGCTCTCCGTCCTCTCGTACAACGACATCCAGACCGCTGCCGCGAAGGACGGCAACTTCTCCCGGCTGATCACCTTGATCGAGCAGCGCCGGCAGGCCCACGACAACCCGACCGTCGTGGTGGGTGGCGGCGACCAGATCGCGCCGCACGCGCTCGGGCCGGTCAGCCAGTGGCGCGCGCCGGTCGACGTGCTGAATCTCGTCGATCCGGCCGCCGACACCATCGGCAACCACGACCTCGACTACGGCCTCGCGGCGTTCGCGAACGCCTCAGACGCCTCCGAGTTCCCGTGGCTCGCGACGAACCTCGAAAACGCCTCGACGGGTGAACCGATCGACGGCGCGGAGCGCTACGAGATCGTGGAGCGGGACGGCGTCCGGATCGGGCTCATCGGGCTCGCGGACGCGGCGATCCGGAACAAGACCAACATCGAGTTCGGCGAGAACGCGACCCGACTCACCGACTTCCGCGAGGTCGGTCCCGAAACCGCCGCGATGCTGAAAGCAGAGGAGAACGTCGACACCGTGATCGCACTCGCGCACATCGGGGTTCCGGAGGCGAAGGAGCTCGCCCGCGCCGACGACGGTGCGATCGACGCGATCGCGGTCGGCGACGACGAGATCTACTATCCGCCCCAGGAGACGTCTGGTACTGTGATCACCGAGGCACAGGCCCGCGCGGAGCATCTCGGCGAGCTCAACCTCACGATCGAGAACGGCGAGGTCGTCGAGTGGGACGGTCGGATCATCAACGTCACCGACGAGATCCCGAAAAACGAGACGGCATCCGGGATCATCAACGAGTACCGCAGCGCCGAACTGCCGGGAACGAACGCCAGCTTCGACGAGGTGATCGTCCGCTCGGAGTCGCCGCTCGACGCACGGTTCGCCTCGAACTTCGCCGGCGAGACGGGCTACGGCAACCTCATCACCGACGCGATGCGGGCCGAGACCGGCGCGGACGTCGCCATCACGAACGCGGGCGGCATCCGCTCGGACCGGGTGTACGGTCCCGGCAACATCACGGCGGGCGACGTCTACAACACGCTGCCCTTTGCGAACACGCTCGTCACCGTCGAGGTGACGGGGACCGAGCTGCAGTCGGTGCTCGCGAGCCAGATCGGCTCGGGCGAGGTCGGCTCGCAGGTCAGCGGCATCACCTTCGACTGGACCGACGACGCGGAGGGCGCGGACACGGTCCGGAACGTGACCGTCGGCGGCGAAGCGCTCGACGAGGACGCGACGTACACGCTCACCGTCAACAGCTTCATCGCCCAGGGCGGCGACAACTACCCGCTCGCCGACAAGCCACGAGTGAGCGAGACCGACACGCTGCTCGCCACCACCGTCATCGAGTACATGCAGGCCCGCGAGACGGTCGCACCGGCTCCCGAGGGTCGGATCGAGCGGATCGGCTCCGATGCGGCGAACGACAGCGAGAACGCGGCGGCGATCGAGATGCCGAACGGCATCCAAGCAGCCACGATATAG
- a CDS encoding class I SAM-dependent methyltransferase yields MDDDDPPTRRGVRETYDRIGSHFAETRAHPWPAVERFVERAAPTTDAWGLDLGCGNARHAALLADRTERVVGIDASRTVLDTARERKTDQEIALCQADATHLPLAADSVALGVYIATIHHLPSRADRVASLDELARVLAPDGRALVSAWSTSHENFDREAGFDTTVDWTLPGDETVPRYYHIYDPDEFERDVAASALDVERTFEEAGNCYAVVCS; encoded by the coding sequence ATGGACGACGACGATCCCCCCACGCGCCGCGGGGTGCGGGAAACCTACGATCGGATCGGGAGTCACTTCGCCGAAACGCGCGCGCATCCGTGGCCGGCGGTCGAGCGGTTCGTCGAGCGCGCGGCCCCGACGACCGACGCGTGGGGGCTCGACCTCGGCTGTGGCAACGCCCGCCACGCGGCGCTGCTCGCCGACCGCACCGAGCGAGTCGTGGGGATCGACGCGAGCCGAACGGTGCTCGACACCGCGCGCGAGCGGAAGACGGATCAGGAGATCGCGCTCTGCCAGGCGGACGCGACCCACCTCCCGCTCGCCGCCGACAGCGTGGCGCTCGGGGTCTACATCGCCACGATCCACCACCTGCCGAGCCGCGCCGATCGGGTCGCGAGCCTCGACGAACTCGCGCGTGTGCTCGCGCCTGACGGGCGCGCCCTCGTGAGCGCGTGGAGCACGAGCCACGAGAACTTCGACCGAGAGGCGGGGTTCGACACCACCGTCGACTGGACGCTGCCCGGCGACGAGACCGTCCCCCGGTACTACCACATCTACGACCCGGATGAGTTCGAACGGGACGTCGCAGCGAGCGCGCTGGACGTCGAACGGACGTTCGAGGAGGCGGGGAACTGCTACGCTGTCGTGTGCAGCTAA
- a CDS encoding phosphohexomutase domain-containing protein, giving the protein MTLFGTAGIRGDVRERLTPDLALAVGRAAGADAADRASTAEFVIARDGRETGPALAAALEAGLESTGAAVRRAGMLPTPALAFASRDRRGVMVTASHNPPTDNGLKLFENGEEYGDDAEARIEARVAEPDPPTAWHEWGSAERIEPLRDYRDRITEYAAGHGSALDGIELVVDCGNGMASRATPQVLGALGAEVTGLNANVDGHFPARGSKPTPETLGDLQAFLRDGGEADGTDDPVLGIAHDGDADRVVFLGGDGEIVHEDTIVAILAEHYTRASDAADPVVVTTPNASSRIDERVAVAGGRVERVRLGALHVGIAAAREAGDADTSIVFAAEPWKHIHTALGPWIDGVASAAVFSRLVADRGLAALREPIAERPYRKVSVDCPDDRKDVVMERLATTLPEAFPDADVETEHGVRLDLDEGWVLVRPSGTEPKVRVYAESERVEELRERAVETVEVAVEN; this is encoded by the coding sequence ATGACGCTCTTTGGGACCGCCGGCATCCGCGGTGACGTCCGCGAGCGCCTCACGCCCGACCTCGCGCTCGCGGTCGGCCGCGCCGCCGGGGCCGACGCCGCCGATCGCGCTTCGACTGCCGAGTTCGTGATCGCGCGCGACGGCCGCGAGACCGGCCCGGCGCTCGCGGCGGCGCTCGAAGCCGGCCTCGAAAGCACGGGCGCGGCGGTCCGACGCGCCGGCATGCTCCCGACCCCGGCGCTCGCCTTTGCCTCGCGCGACCGTCGCGGCGTGATGGTCACCGCGAGCCACAACCCGCCGACCGACAACGGCCTGAAGCTGTTCGAAAACGGCGAGGAGTACGGCGACGACGCCGAAGCCAGGATCGAGGCGCGCGTCGCGGAGCCCGACCCGCCGACGGCGTGGCACGAGTGGGGTAGTGCAGAGCGGATCGAGCCCCTTCGGGACTACCGCGATCGGATCACTGAGTACGCCGCGGGCCACGGAAGCGCACTCGACGGAATCGAGCTCGTCGTCGACTGCGGCAACGGGATGGCGAGCCGCGCGACTCCCCAGGTGCTCGGCGCGCTCGGGGCCGAGGTCACCGGTCTGAACGCGAACGTCGACGGCCACTTCCCCGCCCGCGGCAGCAAGCCCACGCCCGAGACGCTCGGCGACCTCCAGGCGTTTCTCCGCGATGGCGGCGAAGCCGACGGAACCGACGATCCCGTGCTTGGGATCGCCCACGACGGCGACGCCGACCGAGTCGTCTTTCTCGGTGGGGATGGCGAAATCGTCCACGAAGACACTATCGTGGCGATCCTCGCCGAGCACTACACCCGCGCGAGCGACGCCGCCGACCCGGTGGTGGTGACGACGCCGAACGCCTCCTCGCGGATCGACGAGCGGGTCGCGGTGGCGGGCGGCCGGGTCGAGCGCGTCCGACTCGGGGCGCTCCACGTGGGAATCGCAGCGGCGCGCGAAGCGGGCGACGCCGATACCTCGATCGTCTTCGCGGCCGAGCCGTGGAAACACATCCACACCGCCCTCGGGCCGTGGATCGACGGCGTGGCGAGCGCGGCGGTGTTCTCGCGGCTGGTCGCCGATCGGGGACTCGCCGCGCTCCGCGAGCCGATCGCCGAGCGCCCCTACCGGAAGGTGAGCGTCGACTGCCCCGACGATCGAAAGGATGTGGTGATGGAGCGGCTCGCGACGACGCTCCCCGAGGCGTTCCCGGACGCCGACGTCGAGACCGAACACGGCGTCCGGCTCGATCTCGACGAGGGGTGGGTGCTCGTCAGGCCGAGCGGCACCGAGCCCAAGGTCCGGGTGTACGCCGAGAGTGAGCGGGTCGAGGAACTCCGCGAGCGGGCGGTCGAGACGGTCGAGGTGGCCGTCGAGAACTGA
- a CDS encoding MFS transporter gives MSGSSGGSLGLFRNREFVALASTAFARSQAYSTILIALALYADQFGTTGTVEGLFGTAFALVQLLIVLPLGRLIDTHNAKRFLLVGLVLNVLTFVGFSLVGDVTGVILMRVLQGFGASILWITGSAVVGELSPNEERGKWLGTYNQVGAFSSLAGDLVGGLLLFAYGFTLTYAVLSVVTLGATVAVFFFLRDNPGGRSDPEAATGVETLRRLLDRTAIRALVVLRLGLSFGKMAVIIFLPIYARTEFGMNPFLVGIVLAGGKLTKSLLQGRVGSYTDRIGHKHQFVIAGALVYALGAAIIPLAEYAGAVFPALSTSAFGGVTLAPAFFVLFGAFAVIGVADSLRLPASMALFVEEGEHFDAVAASLSLRSIGWKVGQVAGPFTVGAIWDATGVFVAFLTASGFIVVATGVFAALYSLDPAPSATPTPGD, from the coding sequence GTGTCGGGAAGCAGTGGCGGTTCGCTGGGCCTCTTCAGAAACCGGGAGTTCGTCGCACTCGCGAGCACCGCGTTCGCGCGCTCGCAGGCGTACTCCACCATCCTGATCGCGCTCGCGCTGTACGCCGACCAGTTCGGCACCACCGGGACCGTCGAGGGGCTGTTCGGCACGGCGTTCGCGCTGGTCCAACTGCTGATCGTCCTCCCGCTCGGCCGGCTGATCGACACCCACAACGCGAAGCGGTTCCTGCTCGTCGGCCTCGTCCTCAACGTTCTCACCTTCGTCGGCTTCTCGCTGGTCGGCGACGTCACCGGCGTGATCCTGATGCGCGTGCTCCAGGGGTTCGGCGCGAGCATACTCTGGATCACCGGTTCGGCGGTCGTCGGCGAGCTCAGCCCGAACGAGGAGCGCGGGAAGTGGCTCGGGACCTACAACCAGGTGGGCGCGTTTTCGAGCCTCGCGGGCGATCTCGTCGGCGGCCTCCTCCTCTTTGCCTACGGGTTCACCCTGACGTACGCCGTCCTGAGCGTCGTCACCCTTGGCGCGACGGTCGCGGTCTTCTTCTTCCTCCGGGACAACCCCGGTGGGCGGAGCGACCCCGAGGCGGCCACCGGTGTCGAGACCCTCCGCCGGCTGCTCGACCGGACCGCGATCCGCGCGCTCGTCGTCCTCCGGCTCGGCCTCAGTTTCGGCAAGATGGCGGTCATCATCTTCCTCCCGATCTACGCCCGGACCGAGTTCGGGATGAACCCCTTCCTCGTCGGGATCGTGCTCGCGGGCGGCAAACTCACGAAATCCTTACTCCAGGGTCGGGTCGGGAGCTACACCGATCGGATCGGCCACAAACACCAGTTCGTGATCGCGGGCGCGCTGGTGTACGCGCTCGGCGCGGCGATCATCCCGCTCGCCGAATACGCAGGTGCGGTGTTCCCCGCCCTCTCGACGAGCGCGTTCGGTGGCGTCACGCTCGCGCCCGCCTTCTTCGTGCTGTTCGGTGCGTTCGCGGTCATCGGCGTCGCCGACAGCCTCCGGCTTCCCGCGAGCATGGCGCTGTTCGTCGAGGAGGGCGAACACTTCGACGCGGTCGCAGCGAGCCTCTCGCTGCGCTCGATCGGCTGGAAGGTCGGCCAGGTCGCCGGTCCCTTCACCGTGGGTGCGATCTGGGACGCGACGGGCGTGTTCGTCGCCTTCCTGACGGCCTCGGGATTCATCGTGGTTGCCACAGGAGTGTTCGCTGCACTCTACAGCCTCGATCCTGCACCGAGCGCGACGCCCACGCCGGGCGACTGA
- a CDS encoding ABC transporter permease has product MSVVSTGLRTLVHREILRFVRRPRNTFLPPLITNVLYFSVFGVILGARVGAIEGVDYILYILPGLIVLGVIANAFENASFSIFHGRWNEYIHEIQTSPLSYTEMVGAYVSASALRGVIIGVLIGIVGAVMIPLTIGTGVGLANPIYALAFVLVIAVLFAGFGVMGGLWARDFDYLTVLNQFIIRPLVFFGAVFYPLDALPSVWRTVSLVNPMVYMVDGVRYGFLGIASIEPNVSLAVLAGGATAVVTIDVWLFQRGYGLTE; this is encoded by the coding sequence ATGAGCGTCGTCTCGACCGGCCTGCGAACCCTCGTCCACCGCGAGATCCTGCGGTTCGTTCGCCGGCCACGGAACACGTTCCTGCCGCCGCTGATCACCAACGTGCTCTACTTCTCGGTGTTCGGCGTGATCCTCGGTGCGCGCGTCGGCGCGATCGAGGGGGTCGACTACATCCTCTACATCCTCCCGGGGCTGATCGTGCTCGGCGTGATCGCGAACGCCTTCGAGAACGCCTCCTTCTCGATCTTCCACGGCCGATGGAACGAGTACATCCACGAGATTCAGACCTCGCCGCTCTCGTACACCGAGATGGTCGGCGCGTACGTGAGCGCGAGCGCGCTCCGTGGCGTGATCATCGGCGTCCTCATCGGGATCGTCGGCGCGGTCATGATCCCGTTGACGATCGGGACGGGCGTCGGCCTCGCGAACCCGATCTACGCGCTCGCGTTCGTGCTCGTGATCGCCGTGCTTTTTGCGGGTTTCGGCGTGATGGGCGGGCTGTGGGCGCGCGACTTCGACTATCTCACCGTGTTGAACCAGTTCATCATCCGACCTCTCGTGTTCTTCGGCGCGGTCTTCTACCCGCTCGACGCGCTTCCGTCGGTGTGGCGGACGGTCTCGCTGGTGAATCCGATGGTCTACATGGTCGACGGCGTTCGCTACGGCTTCCTCGGGATCGCGTCGATCGAGCCGAACGTCTCCCTCGCCGTCCTCGCCGGCGGGGCCACGGCGGTCGTGACGATCGACGTCTGGCTGTTCCAGCGCGGTTACGGACTGACCGAGTAG
- a CDS encoding YhjD/YihY/BrkB family envelope integrity protein — protein sequence MNATLERAVTVGRAIVHELRVEKVTFVAGSIAYHAFVSLLPFLLLVIAVLSAVGNPPEEAIVSLAGAVLTEDAGDALLRELDAAGASTGVSALGGVVLLWGALRIFRGLDTAFSAIYETEAHNTIADQFADAVVVFLTVGLAIAVAWGVDAVLATDGPGLGAWLLERLVLVCGLGLVLLPMYYVFPDADVSIREVVPGVVVAAVGLVLFVSVFQFYAALRTGEDSSVIVGILVLLTWLYVSGLIVLVGAAVNAVLSNRSQDVDIDPVIGFHTTDSTRAADRDRLAADLRRVATSVEEGDELRIVAGETDVRLASPRRATAETNDSALDLDDETLTLEFEWPPGETTER from the coding sequence ATGAACGCGACTCTCGAACGCGCCGTCACGGTGGGACGAGCGATCGTTCACGAACTCCGGGTCGAGAAGGTGACGTTCGTGGCGGGCTCCATTGCCTACCACGCGTTCGTCTCGTTGCTTCCCTTTCTCCTCCTCGTGATCGCGGTGCTGTCGGCCGTCGGCAACCCGCCCGAGGAGGCGATCGTCTCGCTCGCCGGCGCGGTGCTCACGGAGGACGCGGGCGACGCGCTGTTGCGCGAACTCGACGCCGCCGGTGCGTCGACCGGCGTCTCGGCTCTCGGAGGCGTCGTTTTACTCTGGGGCGCGCTCCGTATCTTTCGGGGACTCGATACCGCGTTCTCCGCGATCTACGAGACCGAGGCGCACAACACCATCGCCGATCAGTTCGCCGACGCGGTCGTGGTCTTCCTCACCGTCGGTCTCGCGATCGCCGTGGCGTGGGGCGTCGATGCGGTGCTCGCCACCGACGGCCCGGGGCTCGGCGCGTGGCTGCTCGAGCGTCTGGTGCTCGTCTGTGGCCTCGGGCTCGTTCTCCTCCCGATGTACTACGTCTTCCCCGACGCCGACGTGTCGATCCGCGAGGTGGTCCCGGGGGTGGTGGTGGCTGCCGTCGGGCTCGTCCTGTTCGTCTCGGTGTTCCAGTTCTACGCCGCACTCAGAACCGGCGAGGACAGCAGCGTCATCGTCGGTATCCTTGTCCTCCTCACATGGCTCTACGTCAGCGGGCTCATCGTCCTCGTCGGCGCGGCGGTGAACGCCGTGCTCTCGAATCGGAGCCAGGACGTCGACATCGACCCCGTGATCGGCTTTCACACCACCGACAGCACGCGGGCCGCGGACCGCGACCGCCTCGCCGCCGACCTCCGCCGCGTGGCGACGAGTGTCGAGGAGGGTGACGAACTCCGCATCGTGGCGGGCGAGACGGACGTGCGCCTCGCGTCACCGCGCCGTGCAACGGCCGAAACGAACGACTCGGCGCTCGATCTCGACGACGAAACGCTCACCTTGGAGTTCGAGTGGCCGCCAGGCGAGACGACCGAGCGGTGA